The segment AAAAAGCTGATAAAGCAGTTCCTCCCGTAAGATAGAACGCTTCAATATCCGATAGATCCTTAAGGCAATTGAGTATCTCTTTTTGGAGACTTCCCAGTATCTCCAAGACCGTCCTCCCAAAAAATTCTAACCTCATTAGGTAAAAACCTTTTTATTCGTTCGAAGGATTCGACGAATTTCTCAGAAGTAAGTATTTTCAACATTTTTTTAATATTCTCTGCTTTGCCATACGAAAGAACCTGCTGGACATACATATCAACATGGGATGGATTTTGAAGATCAAGTTTGGCTTCCTCCTTCATATACCAGAAAAGCTTTTTATCAACAGCGACTTTCATTATAAAATCATTATATCAAAATCCGGCTGTATAATCAAAATCCGGCTGTATAATCTTATTTTCTCTCCAGAACAACAAATGCTTATACAGAGGGAGTGCATATAAAAATAAAAATGGCAAAAAGAATTAGTTTTGGGTTTAGAAATGTTGAGGTATATAGAAGAAAGGTATTTGTTTCTTTCCTACCAATTGTTTTCTCAGTATGTGTATCACTATTTTTGACATAGAGCCACTTCCGTATTGACAGGAATTTTTGGAAAGTGTTATTATAAGGGCTTAAAGATCAATTGAATAAATAATCCAATGCGAAAGTGGCGGAATTGGCAGACGCGTAGCGCTTAGGACGCTATGGATAATTCCGTGGGGGTTCGAGTCCCCCCTTTCGCAGAAAATATTGAGTAATAATAGCACTGGAGAAAAAAAATAAAAAGGGAAGAACTATTAGAAAAAAACTTCACAGAAGAAATTGAGGTTGAAATTTCAGTGGAAGAAGTGGAAAAGAAAAAAATAGAAGTAATTTCAGATTTTACTTCGCATTCAAAAATCCCGGGGTTTAGAAGAGGAAATGCTCCATCTGAACTGGTAAAAAGCTATTTTAACAATGAGATTAAAGAGAAAATAATAAATGAGTTAATTCAGATTGGAACAAACAGATCGATAAAAAAATCTGAAAAAAAACCACTTCACCCTCCTCTTATAAAAGATATTGAATTTGAAGAGGGAAAACCCCTTAAATTTAAAATTATTTTTGAATACCTCCCTGAGTACGATGTAGAAGATTATATTGGAGTAAATTTAGAAATTAGAAAGACAAAAGTGGAGGAAGAAAATATAGAAACAGTTTTGAAAGAGCTTCAGGATAATGCTGCAGAGTTTATTCCCGTTGAGAATCGAGGTATCCAAGATGGAGATTTCGCAGTATTTGAAGTTCAGAAAAAAATTATAGAAACAAAAAGACTTTTGCCAAAAGAAAGACTTTACGGAATAATGGGGAAAGAGGTTGAAAATATTCCTGGATTGTACCAAAATATTCTAAACCTGAAGATGAATGAAGAAAAAACATACACGGCTGATTATCCTGATGATTTTCCCAAAAAAAATTTAGCCGGGAAAAAAATAGAGCACAAAATAAAAGTTATCCAGATAAAAGAAAAAAAACTTCCTGAAATAAATGATGAATTTGCAAAAGATCTTGGAAATTATCAGAATCTTGAAGATTTAAAGAATAAAATTAGAGAATCTTTAGAGAAGAGAATAGAGATTAATGAAAGAAAAATTTTAAAAGCCAGAGCTTTGGAAAAAATAAGAGAAAAGAATGAAATTGTTTGTCCAAAATATCTGGAAGAGCTTGA is part of the Acidobacteriota bacterium genome and harbors:
- the tig gene encoding trigger factor, whose product is MKREELLEKNFTEEIEVEISVEEVEKKKIEVISDFTSHSKIPGFRRGNAPSELVKSYFNNEIKEKIINELIQIGTNRSIKKSEKKPLHPPLIKDIEFEEGKPLKFKIIFEYLPEYDVEDYIGVNLEIRKTKVEEENIETVLKELQDNAAEFIPVENRGIQDGDFAVFEVQKKIIETKRLLPKERLYGIMGKEVENIPGLYQNILNLKMNEEKTYTADYPDDFPKKNLAGKKIEHKIKVIQIKEKKLPEINDEFAKDLGNYQNLEDLKNKIRESLEKRIEINERKILKARALEKIREKNEIVCPKYLEELEIEYIMERIIQNTQVPLTPELEEKLREENKAQARENVKNYLILRKIAEKEKIYVNDNEIEEELKNIATQTHQSFEKVKNTYENSDLKEKLRRSLLMEKTLDFLINKAIIKYKEDS